A genomic stretch from Candidatus Hydrogenedentota bacterium includes:
- a CDS encoding calcineurin-like phosphoesterase C-terminal domain-containing protein produces MKRVPLFALFLACLASSAIAQTETAKGVVYDDANGNGARDPGERGVSGVLVSNGMDIVKTDRGGNYQVPVSEDAIVFVIKPRGWMNPVGPGDSVPRFYHIHKPGGSPEMRHAGVPPTGPLPASIDFPLRRQKEGKRFKVLCMGDTQTRNVDEVQFLANGLLAELHGTDAVFGIVLGDNVFDDLSVFAPLVETMGGLGIPWRHVPGNHDHNHDAPTAAATDDTFERFFGPSHYSFNYGPVHFIVLNNIRHNVGKDGYHGGLGERQLAFLRNDLAHVSPGQLVVLLMHIPVMSLDDTRALYETLKDFPHTLSLSAHTHNQRHEFIGAADGWKGKTPHHHIVHGTACGSWWGGNLDEAGIPIAQMSDGGPRNYSLISFNGAKYDVEFRVPGRPADYQMSLWLPERIPAARSAGTEVVANVFAGSEKSRVEMRVEGSGKWTAMARFTGQDPHLVRALGRQDAFLAKVAELRGVTEIDKAFAGQAHRDFNMITRRLSGPADTGHLWRAALPAGLAPGSHVVTVRTTDMFGRSYSAARMFVVTE; encoded by the coding sequence ATGAAACGGGTGCCCCTTTTTGCATTGTTCCTGGCCTGTCTGGCATCGTCGGCCATTGCGCAGACGGAAACCGCCAAAGGTGTCGTGTATGACGACGCGAACGGCAACGGCGCAAGAGACCCCGGGGAGCGGGGTGTTTCCGGCGTGCTGGTGTCCAACGGCATGGACATTGTCAAGACCGACAGGGGCGGCAACTATCAGGTTCCCGTTTCGGAGGACGCCATTGTTTTCGTCATCAAGCCGCGCGGGTGGATGAACCCCGTCGGGCCCGGCGACAGCGTGCCGCGCTTCTATCACATCCACAAGCCGGGCGGCTCCCCCGAGATGCGGCATGCCGGTGTGCCCCCGACCGGACCCCTGCCCGCCTCGATAGACTTCCCCCTGCGCCGCCAGAAAGAGGGGAAACGTTTCAAGGTCCTCTGCATGGGCGACACGCAGACCCGCAATGTGGATGAGGTGCAGTTTCTCGCCAACGGGCTGCTTGCCGAACTTCATGGGACGGACGCCGTTTTCGGGATTGTGCTGGGGGACAATGTCTTTGACGATTTGAGTGTGTTTGCGCCGCTGGTGGAGACCATGGGCGGCCTCGGCATTCCCTGGCGTCATGTTCCCGGCAACCACGACCACAACCATGACGCCCCCACGGCGGCGGCGACGGACGACACGTTTGAGCGCTTCTTCGGGCCGTCCCATTATTCCTTCAACTATGGCCCCGTCCATTTCATCGTGCTGAACAACATCCGCCACAATGTCGGCAAGGACGGCTACCACGGGGGGCTGGGGGAGCGCCAGCTCGCCTTCCTGAGGAATGATTTGGCGCATGTCAGCCCCGGGCAACTGGTGGTGCTCCTGATGCACATCCCCGTCATGAGCCTCGACGACACCCGCGCCCTGTATGAGACATTAAAGGACTTCCCGCACACGCTGTCGCTGTCGGCCCACACGCACAACCAGCGGCACGAGTTCATCGGCGCGGCGGACGGATGGAAGGGAAAAACACCGCACCATCACATCGTCCACGGGACCGCCTGCGGCAGTTGGTGGGGCGGCAACCTTGACGAGGCGGGCATCCCCATAGCCCAGATGAGCGACGGCGGGCCCAGGAACTACTCGCTCATCAGTTTCAACGGCGCGAAATATGACGTGGAATTCCGCGTGCCCGGCCGGCCCGCCGATTATCAGATGAGTCTCTGGTTGCCTGAACGGATACCCGCCGCCCGCTCCGCCGGGACGGAGGTGGTGGCCAATGTTTTTGCCGGTTCGGAGAAGTCGCGCGTTGAGATGCGCGTGGAGGGTTCCGGCAAGTGGACGGCCATGGCGCGGTTCACCGGACAGGACCCCCATCTCGTGCGGGCGCTTGGCCGCCAGGACGCCTTTTTGGCCAAGGTGGCCGAACTCAGGGGCGTCACGGAGATTGACAAGGCTTTCGCGGGCCAGGCGCACCGGGACTTTAACATGATTACGCGGCGGCTGTCCGGGCCCGCGGACACGGGCCACTTGTGGAGGGCCGCCCTTCCTGCCGGTTTGGCGCCGGGAAGCCATGTCGTCACAGTCCGGACCACGGACATGTTCGGCCGTAGCTACTCGG
- a CDS encoding acyl-CoA dehydrogenase: MTEKLADLRTIQFLLHEVLHLEDLTKHPYYEDHSRETLDMAAETAYQLAHEVFWPSYQECDKEGARFDGHRVAVPKPMHAIWRQCAEGGWLAPNMPYDLGGQQFPITIHALACFLFNCGNTAAAMYLGLTYGTAHLIKEFGTEEMREKYMLPMFAGRFAGTMVLTEADAGTSVGDIATTAVKAADGDHYLLRGTKRFISGGDHDLTENIVHAVLARVQGAPPGIKGLSLFIVPKFRLNPDGSIGEFNDVTTTGMEHKMGLNGSSTVSLSFGEKGGCHAWLVGEENHGLRYMFELMNSARVFTGMQAVGVASAAYHCALEYARGRVQGRDITSKDPLEAQIPIIRHADVRQMLLRQRAVVEGCLGLFLYCARTHDEEHATQDAEEAKRLHLLLEVLTPCCKAYGSDAAFESIRLAIQCHGGSGYTEDYPVAQMLRDCKVFSIYEGANGIQALDLLGRKVPMMGGEAVRALMAEIGKAVGEAKAMEPLKGEAEKLAQLMEAVGGATMHLAMLGLSGQVHLYTCNATAYLEMFSQMAVAWQLLLQAIAAQKALDAGTNEENFYRGKIETARFYVGQTLPHALATAQMLTANERTALDFKEEWF, from the coding sequence ATGACTGAGAAACTTGCCGACCTGCGGACCATTCAATTTCTGCTGCATGAGGTGTTGCACCTGGAGGACCTGACCAAGCACCCCTACTACGAGGACCATTCCCGCGAGACCCTGGACATGGCCGCCGAGACGGCGTACCAGCTTGCCCACGAGGTGTTCTGGCCCTCCTATCAGGAGTGCGACAAGGAGGGCGCCCGGTTTGACGGGCACAGGGTCGCCGTGCCCAAGCCCATGCACGCAATCTGGCGGCAGTGCGCCGAGGGCGGATGGCTGGCCCCGAACATGCCCTATGACCTGGGCGGCCAGCAGTTTCCCATCACCATCCACGCCCTGGCGTGTTTCCTGTTCAACTGCGGGAACACCGCCGCCGCGATGTATCTTGGGCTGACCTACGGCACGGCCCACCTCATCAAGGAATTCGGGACGGAGGAGATGAGGGAGAAGTACATGCTCCCCATGTTCGCGGGGCGCTTTGCGGGCACCATGGTCCTAACCGAGGCGGACGCGGGCACCTCGGTGGGGGACATCGCCACCACCGCCGTCAAAGCCGCCGACGGGGACCATTATCTTCTGCGCGGCACCAAGCGGTTTATCTCCGGCGGCGACCATGACCTCACGGAGAACATCGTCCATGCCGTGCTGGCGCGGGTCCAGGGCGCGCCTCCGGGAATCAAGGGGTTGAGCCTGTTCATTGTTCCCAAGTTCCGGCTCAATCCGGACGGCTCCATCGGCGAGTTCAACGATGTGACCACCACGGGCATGGAGCACAAGATGGGCCTGAACGGCTCGTCCACTGTCTCCCTGAGTTTCGGGGAAAAGGGCGGCTGCCATGCCTGGCTGGTCGGGGAGGAGAACCACGGTCTCCGGTACATGTTTGAACTGATGAACAGCGCGCGGGTCTTTACGGGCATGCAGGCCGTCGGCGTCGCCTCCGCCGCCTACCACTGCGCGCTCGAGTACGCGCGCGGACGGGTGCAGGGCCGTGACATCACCAGCAAGGACCCCCTCGAAGCGCAAATTCCCATCATCCGCCACGCCGACGTGCGCCAGATGCTCCTGCGCCAGCGGGCGGTGGTCGAGGGGTGCCTGGGCCTGTTCCTCTACTGCGCGCGCACCCACGACGAGGAGCACGCCACCCAGGACGCCGAAGAGGCAAAACGGCTGCACCTGCTCCTCGAGGTGCTGACCCCCTGCTGCAAGGCCTACGGCTCCGATGCCGCCTTCGAGTCCATCCGCCTCGCCATCCAGTGCCACGGCGGGTCCGGGTACACCGAGGACTACCCCGTGGCGCAGATGCTCCGGGACTGCAAGGTCTTCTCCATTTACGAGGGCGCCAACGGCATCCAGGCCCTGGACCTGCTCGGACGAAAGGTGCCCATGATGGGCGGCGAGGCCGTGCGCGCGCTCATGGCCGAGATAGGAAAGGCCGTCGGGGAGGCCAAAGCCATGGAGCCGCTGAAGGGCGAGGCGGAGAAGCTCGCGCAACTGATGGAGGCGGTCGGCGGCGCCACCATGCACCTGGCCATGCTGGGGCTGTCGGGCCAGGTTCACCTCTACACCTGCAACGCCACCGCCTACCTCGAGATGTTCTCCCAGATGGCCGTTGCCTGGCAGTTGCTGCTCCAGGCCATCGCGGCGCAGAAGGCCCTTGACGCCGGAACAAACGAGGAGAACTTCTACCGGGGCAAGATCGAGACCGCCCGCTTCTATGTTGGGCAGACACTTCCCCATGCCCTGGCCACCGCGCAGATGCTCACCGCCAACGAGCGCACCGCCCTGGACTTCAAGGAGGAGTGGTTTTAA
- a CDS encoding (Fe-S)-binding protein, whose protein sequence is MLTLPEKVLFALVVAAATAWFARRLLFLVRLVRAGAPDPDERKDQPFARIMSVAADVLGQRRVLRKPMVGAFHLLIVWGFFVFSVNTVNHFAGAFLPGFNLFGGRFPARWYTAVADVFAVLVIAGVLGLAFRRHVLRPPGLTRPSVESVLVFTFIGGAMAAYLVDNAAHIALGWKSHPGSHVVAMALSGVFAGVDATVMRVAAHAAWWVDALSHLVLVALLFIPTKHLHLLAGPFNLYFHRRRPRGRLSMMNLEDEQAESFGVAKIGDFTWKQNLDLLACIECGRCQDYCPTHQSGKALHPKQLIVDLKDHLLAEGKKLITGGAKAVETSLAGNVVDTAAIWACTTCAACVEHCPMGIEHIDKLVDMRRHLVLMESAFPAQADGAFRNMETAGNPWGFAPTARAAWAEGLDVPLMSEKQRADVLFWVGCSGSYDDRCKKISIAMVKILRAAGVDFAILGPEERCNCESARRLGNEYLYQTATQEILETLGRYAFDRILVTCPHCHNTFSNEYPAFGAEYQVVHHSQFIDELCSAGKLPARPADSGGVPVAVHDSCYLARHNGIVDAPRRVLAASGKLPVEPPRHGLKGFCCGAGGGRMWLEETDGEQINRLRARELAATGAGAVAAACPFCVTMLTDGLKAENAGNVEVWDIAEHVAASLES, encoded by the coding sequence ATGCTGACCCTGCCGGAGAAAGTCCTGTTTGCCCTGGTGGTCGCCGCCGCGACGGCGTGGTTCGCCCGAAGGCTCCTCTTCCTGGTGCGGCTTGTCCGCGCGGGCGCGCCCGATCCGGACGAGCGCAAAGATCAGCCTTTTGCGAGGATTATGTCTGTGGCGGCGGACGTGCTGGGCCAGCGGCGGGTGCTTCGGAAACCCATGGTGGGCGCGTTCCACCTGCTGATTGTGTGGGGCTTCTTCGTTTTTTCCGTCAACACGGTCAATCACTTTGCGGGCGCGTTCCTGCCCGGGTTCAACCTTTTTGGCGGCAGATTCCCGGCCCGCTGGTACACGGCGGTGGCCGATGTCTTCGCCGTGCTGGTCATTGCCGGCGTGCTGGGTCTGGCCTTCCGCAGGCATGTGCTCCGCCCGCCAGGCCTGACCCGTCCCTCCGTTGAGTCTGTTCTGGTCTTCACCTTCATCGGCGGCGCCATGGCCGCCTATCTTGTGGACAACGCCGCCCACATCGCCCTCGGCTGGAAGAGCCATCCCGGGAGCCATGTGGTCGCCATGGCGCTGTCGGGTGTTTTTGCCGGAGTGGACGCCACCGTCATGCGCGTGGCCGCCCATGCCGCCTGGTGGGTGGACGCGTTGTCACACCTGGTTTTGGTGGCGCTGCTGTTCATCCCCACCAAGCACCTGCATTTGCTGGCCGGCCCGTTCAACCTGTATTTCCACAGGCGGCGGCCCCGCGGCCGGTTGTCCATGATGAATCTTGAGGACGAGCAGGCCGAGTCCTTCGGTGTGGCGAAGATCGGGGACTTCACCTGGAAGCAGAACCTCGATCTGCTGGCCTGCATCGAGTGCGGGCGCTGCCAGGACTACTGCCCGACGCACCAGTCCGGCAAGGCGCTGCACCCCAAACAGCTCATCGTGGACCTTAAGGACCACCTGCTGGCGGAGGGCAAAAAACTCATCACCGGCGGCGCGAAGGCCGTGGAGACAAGCCTGGCCGGGAATGTGGTGGACACCGCCGCCATTTGGGCCTGCACCACCTGCGCCGCCTGTGTCGAGCACTGCCCCATGGGCATCGAGCACATAGACAAGCTGGTGGATATGCGCCGCCATCTGGTGCTCATGGAGTCCGCCTTCCCCGCCCAAGCCGATGGCGCCTTCCGCAACATGGAAACGGCGGGCAACCCCTGGGGCTTTGCGCCCACGGCGCGCGCGGCATGGGCGGAGGGGCTGGACGTGCCCCTCATGTCGGAAAAACAGCGCGCCGATGTCCTCTTTTGGGTGGGCTGCTCCGGGTCCTATGACGACCGGTGCAAAAAGATATCCATTGCCATGGTGAAAATCCTGCGCGCCGCCGGGGTGGACTTCGCCATACTCGGACCCGAGGAGCGCTGCAACTGCGAGAGCGCCCGGCGGCTGGGCAATGAGTACCTCTACCAGACGGCCACACAGGAAATCCTGGAAACCCTGGGGCGGTACGCGTTCGACAGGATTCTGGTCACCTGCCCGCACTGCCACAACACCTTCTCGAACGAGTACCCCGCCTTCGGCGCGGAGTATCAAGTGGTTCACCACTCCCAGTTCATTGACGAACTGTGCTCCGCCGGAAAACTTCCGGCGCGCCCGGCGGATTCCGGCGGCGTTCCCGTGGCGGTGCACGACTCGTGCTATCTCGCCCGCCACAACGGGATTGTTGACGCGCCGCGCCGTGTGCTCGCCGCCTCGGGAAAACTGCCCGTGGAACCGCCGCGCCATGGCCTGAAAGGGTTTTGCTGCGGCGCGGGCGGGGGCCGGATGTGGCTGGAGGAGACGGACGGCGAGCAGATTAACCGGTTGCGCGCGCGGGAACTCGCCGCGACGGGCGCCGGAGCCGTCGCCGCCGCGTGCCCGTTCTGCGTGACCATGCTCACGGACGGGCTGAAGGCGGAAAACGCCGGCAATGTGGAGGTATGGGACATCGCGGAGCATGTGGCCGCGTCCCTGGAGTCATAG
- a CDS encoding electron transfer flavoprotein subunit alpha/FixB family protein — protein sequence MSVLVILEQRGGLRKCSFEAAVAASRVAQAAGMALDAVWIGPPLGDAVSALAGFGVRRVYAHEDASLERYANESHAGIVAELVRELGARVVIGPASALGRELCASAAARLGAELMQDCVACDWDGGLKVAKPLYAGKVVAELRMTGVPAMATIRPNVTAVVRDDSPAPEVVHRPAPDITLRGVIKAVAEAAAGVVELTEARIVVSGGRGLGGPSGWPVLQELCDVLGAALGASRAAVDAGWIHHSHQVGQTGKVVSPDLYIACGISGAIQHQAGMRPSKLIVAINKDPAAPIFKVCDYGIVGDLYEVVPALTRELREVLARQ from the coding sequence ATGAGTGTGCTGGTAATACTGGAACAGCGCGGCGGGCTGCGCAAGTGTTCTTTCGAGGCGGCGGTTGCGGCGTCCCGAGTGGCCCAAGCGGCGGGCATGGCGCTGGACGCGGTGTGGATCGGCCCCCCTCTGGGCGATGCCGTTTCCGCATTGGCGGGATTTGGTGTTCGGCGGGTTTATGCCCATGAGGACGCCTCCCTTGAACGGTATGCGAACGAGTCCCACGCCGGGATTGTCGCGGAACTGGTCCGCGAACTGGGCGCGCGTGTTGTCATCGGCCCGGCATCCGCGCTGGGGCGGGAGCTGTGCGCGTCCGCGGCGGCGCGGCTTGGCGCGGAACTCATGCAGGACTGTGTGGCCTGTGACTGGGACGGCGGTCTGAAGGTGGCCAAGCCGCTTTATGCGGGCAAGGTGGTCGCGGAACTGCGCATGACCGGCGTTCCGGCCATGGCCACCATTCGACCCAACGTCACGGCGGTTGTCCGTGACGACTCGCCCGCGCCCGAGGTGGTCCATCGCCCCGCGCCGGACATCACCCTGCGGGGCGTCATCAAGGCCGTGGCCGAGGCCGCCGCGGGCGTGGTTGAACTGACGGAGGCCCGCATTGTGGTCTCAGGCGGGCGTGGCCTTGGCGGCCCCTCCGGATGGCCGGTGCTGCAGGAGTTGTGCGACGTGCTGGGCGCGGCGCTGGGCGCGAGCCGGGCGGCGGTGGACGCCGGGTGGATTCACCACTCGCACCAGGTGGGACAGACGGGCAAGGTGGTATCCCCGGACCTGTATATCGCCTGCGGCATTTCGGGCGCCATCCAGCATCAGGCGGGCATGCGACCGTCCAAGCTCATCGTGGCGATTAACAAGGACCCCGCCGCGCCCATTTTCAAAGTCTGCGACTATGGGATAGTGGGGGACCTGTACGAGGTCGTACCGGCCCTGACCCGTGAATTGAGGGAGGTCCTGGCGCGGCAATGA
- a CDS encoding electron transfer flavoprotein subunit beta/FixA family protein, with the protein MKIAVLIKRVPDTASELQVAPDGLSVATENLKHVMSPYDEHAVEEAILLKESCGAGVIVLSAGPPEAKDVVRTALAMGADEGVVINTGGLSGLTPKGTALLLAAALRDTAPDLIFAGKQAVDDDAAQVPERVAELMGMPHASVITRFELSGTTATVDREIEGGQLTMEFSLPALFTTQKGVNTPRYPTLPNIMKAKRKEIKELRPEDLGLSSENLAASLETLSMALPRQRRLCKVLEGDAANCAGQLVRILREEEKVL; encoded by the coding sequence GTGAAGATAGCCGTATTGATAAAGCGTGTTCCGGACACCGCTTCGGAACTCCAGGTGGCCCCGGACGGGCTCTCGGTGGCCACGGAAAACCTCAAGCATGTGATGAGCCCCTACGATGAGCATGCCGTGGAGGAGGCCATCCTCCTCAAGGAATCCTGCGGTGCTGGGGTCATCGTGCTGAGCGCCGGGCCGCCGGAGGCGAAGGATGTGGTCCGCACCGCCCTGGCCATGGGCGCGGACGAGGGGGTGGTGATTAACACGGGCGGCCTGTCCGGACTCACCCCGAAGGGCACGGCGCTGTTATTGGCGGCGGCCCTGCGGGACACGGCGCCAGACCTGATATTTGCGGGGAAGCAGGCGGTGGACGACGACGCCGCCCAGGTGCCCGAGAGGGTGGCGGAACTGATGGGGATGCCCCACGCCTCGGTCATCACCCGGTTTGAACTGTCGGGGACAACCGCGACGGTGGACCGCGAGATTGAGGGGGGGCAGCTCACCATGGAGTTTTCCCTGCCCGCGCTGTTCACCACCCAGAAGGGCGTCAACACCCCCCGGTACCCGACCCTTCCCAACATCATGAAAGCGAAACGCAAGGAGATCAAAGAACTCCGGCCGGAGGACTTGGGGCTGTCCTCGGAGAACCTGGCCGCCTCGCTGGAGACGCTCTCCATGGCCCTGCCCAGGCAGCGGCGTCTCTGCAAGGTGCTGGAGGGGGACGCCGCCAACTGCGCGGGTCAACTGGTCCGCATTCTCAGGGAAGAGGAGAAAGTGCTGTGA
- a CDS encoding SDR family oxidoreductase gives MRRNKKERTTMFGIEGKVIIVTGASRGIGAAIARALGAHGAKVVINYQSSRNKAEEVLGDIVAAGGSGMVFQADVRDADAVNAMAEKTVAAFGGIDVLINNANISFPVKPFAAMAWDEIAAKLNGELGAMHHCAQAALRHMLPRKSGKLIFVSSTLSRQPAPGFAAHAAAKSAVDSMAKVMAMELGPEGITVNVIAPGLVNTDATAGQPKEMHEYIAASTPMRRVGEPDDVAGMAVFLSSSLSDYVTGQYFPVNGGNFML, from the coding sequence ATGCGCCGAAATAAAAAGGAGAGAACGACGATGTTTGGCATTGAAGGCAAGGTAATCATTGTGACCGGTGCCAGCCGGGGGATCGGCGCGGCCATCGCGCGCGCGCTGGGGGCGCACGGCGCGAAAGTTGTGATCAACTACCAAAGCAGCCGCAACAAAGCGGAGGAGGTGCTGGGCGACATCGTGGCCGCGGGCGGCTCCGGGATGGTGTTCCAGGCGGATGTCCGCGACGCGGACGCGGTGAATGCCATGGCCGAAAAGACTGTGGCGGCCTTTGGCGGAATTGATGTGCTCATCAACAACGCCAACATCAGTTTTCCCGTGAAGCCCTTTGCCGCCATGGCCTGGGACGAAATCGCCGCCAAGCTGAACGGCGAACTGGGCGCCATGCACCACTGCGCCCAGGCGGCGCTTCGGCACATGCTCCCGCGGAAAAGCGGCAAGCTTATTTTCGTCAGCAGCACCCTGTCCCGGCAGCCCGCACCGGGTTTCGCCGCCCACGCGGCGGCCAAGTCGGCGGTGGACTCCATGGCCAAGGTGATGGCGATGGAACTGGGTCCGGAGGGCATCACGGTGAATGTGATTGCGCCTGGACTTGTGAACACGGACGCCACCGCGGGCCAGCCGAAGGAGATGCACGAGTACATCGCCGCGTCCACACCGATGCGGCGCGTCGGAGAGCCGGACGACGTGGCGGGAATGGCCGTGTTCCTGTCCTCTTCCCTGTCAGACTATGTGACCGGCCAGTATTTCCCCGTCAACGGCGGAAACTTCATGCTGTAA
- a CDS encoding DUF1080 domain-containing protein produces MGRMSVWCVFGLSVMAAVSAAVAVEPLGHPDSTVDWEDLFAADLSNAEYPAGVWSFENGELTATEDQAIWTRDDFENCVIDLEFKNASASNSGVFLYCSDMANWVTSCIEVQILDDHSDKWKDVAPTWRCGGIFGRLAPAKLAVKPAGEWNRYTIRCMGKQVDVVLNGEHVASMDMDKWTSAGTNPDGSEAPSWLGGPLSAMKTKGRIGLQGKHAGAPIWFRNMKVKRLAAAQAGERVSLFNGKNLDGWKVLRCEAAVDNGDILIQDGNGLIEVEKKYGDFVLEFDWKALAEDNWDSGVYFRYAEVPKNRTWPQRYQANLRKGMEGNVEGLEGAVSEGLIKAGEWNTFKLTVKGDAAALEINGGKAWEAKGLEGPAEGFIALQAEVATGGQHRFRNIYITEL; encoded by the coding sequence ATGGGCAGGATGAGTGTTTGGTGCGTCTTTGGGTTGTCAGTCATGGCGGCGGTGTCGGCGGCGGTCGCCGTGGAACCGTTGGGCCATCCAGACTCCACGGTGGATTGGGAGGACCTTTTCGCGGCGGACCTGTCGAACGCGGAGTACCCGGCGGGGGTCTGGAGTTTCGAGAACGGCGAACTGACCGCCACTGAGGACCAGGCCATCTGGACCAGGGATGACTTTGAAAACTGTGTCATAGACCTTGAGTTCAAGAACGCGTCCGCCTCGAACAGCGGTGTGTTTCTTTATTGCAGCGACATGGCGAACTGGGTCACCAGTTGCATCGAGGTGCAGATTCTTGACGATCACTCGGACAAGTGGAAGGATGTCGCGCCCACTTGGCGCTGCGGCGGGATTTTCGGCCGTCTCGCCCCCGCGAAATTGGCGGTGAAACCCGCCGGCGAGTGGAACCGGTACACCATCCGCTGCATGGGCAAGCAGGTGGACGTCGTCCTGAACGGCGAGCACGTCGCCTCGATGGACATGGACAAGTGGACCTCCGCCGGCACGAATCCGGACGGGTCCGAGGCGCCTTCGTGGCTGGGCGGCCCTTTGAGCGCCATGAAGACGAAGGGCCGGATTGGGCTCCAGGGCAAGCATGCTGGCGCCCCCATCTGGTTCCGGAACATGAAGGTCAAGCGTCTTGCGGCGGCCCAGGCCGGGGAAAGGGTTTCCCTGTTCAACGGGAAGAATCTGGACGGCTGGAAAGTGCTGCGCTGCGAGGCGGCCGTGGACAACGGTGACATTCTCATCCAGGACGGCAACGGACTCATTGAGGTCGAAAAAAAGTACGGCGACTTCGTGCTGGAGTTTGACTGGAAGGCACTGGCCGAGGACAACTGGGACAGCGGCGTTTACTTCCGCTATGCCGAGGTGCCAAAAAACCGGACCTGGCCGCAGCGTTATCAGGCCAACCTGCGCAAGGGCATGGAGGGCAATGTCGAGGGGCTTGAAGGCGCCGTCAGCGAGGGCCTGATCAAGGCGGGCGAGTGGAACACGTTCAAACTCACCGTGAAGGGTGACGCCGCCGCCCTTGAAATCAACGGCGGCAAAGCCTGGGAGGCCAAGGGGCTCGAAGGGCCCGCCGAAGGGTTTATCGCCCTCCAGGCGGAGGTGGCCACCGGCGGCCAGCACCGTTTCCGGAACATCTATATCACTGAACTGTGA
- a CDS encoding DUF1016 domain-containing protein, translating to MGANPLELPTGYTGWLADLKRKIAGARQRALLAANEEQIRLYHDIGQGILDRQTRQGWGAKVIDRLSSDLRDAFPEMRGLSVSNLKYMKFFAQECPCRLIGQQSADQLPWFHIVTLLTKLRDTELRGWYAREAVREGWSRDTLEAQIRGRLHLRQGAAISNFDRSLSQTDAGLAAQILKDPYHFDFLGLGEQAHERDIENALVRHITRFLLELGAGFAFLGRQYRLEVEGEEFFIDLLFYHTRLKCHVVVELKAAAFKPEHAGKLNFYLAAVDAQVKAPDDRPTIGLLLCKTKRRLVAEYALSGIDKPMGVAEYQLVRALPEPLDTCLPTIEALEKELSREFENDK from the coding sequence ATGGGCGCGAATCCACTGGAATTGCCCACCGGATACACCGGCTGGCTTGCTGACCTGAAACGGAAAATCGCCGGAGCCCGGCAGCGGGCGCTTCTCGCGGCCAACGAGGAGCAAATCCGCCTCTACCACGACATCGGGCAGGGAATTCTTGACCGCCAAACCCGGCAAGGATGGGGTGCCAAGGTCATTGACAGGCTTTCCTCCGACCTTCGTGATGCCTTTCCTGAGATGAGGGGGCTGTCCGTCTCCAATCTCAAATACATGAAGTTTTTTGCCCAGGAGTGTCCGTGCCGCCTAATTGGTCAGCAATCTGCTGACCAATTGCCCTGGTTCCACATTGTCACCCTGCTGACAAAACTTCGGGACACCGAACTGCGCGGCTGGTATGCCCGGGAAGCGGTCCGGGAAGGTTGGTCCCGTGACACGCTGGAGGCGCAGATTCGGGGCCGGTTGCACCTCCGTCAAGGGGCCGCCATTTCCAATTTCGACAGGAGTCTTTCCCAAACGGATGCGGGGTTGGCCGCCCAGATATTGAAAGACCCTTACCACTTTGACTTCCTTGGGTTGGGTGAGCAGGCGCATGAGCGCGACATAGAAAACGCCCTTGTTCGCCATATCACCCGGTTTCTGCTGGAACTCGGGGCCGGATTCGCGTTTCTCGGACGCCAATACCGGCTTGAGGTGGAGGGCGAGGAGTTTTTCATTGACCTGCTTTTTTACCATACCCGTCTGAAATGCCATGTGGTCGTTGAGTTAAAGGCCGCAGCCTTCAAGCCGGAACATGCCGGGAAGCTCAACTTTTATTTGGCGGCCGTGGACGCCCAAGTCAAGGCGCCGGATGACCGACCCACCATCGGGCTGTTGCTTTGCAAGACGAAGAGGCGGCTTGTCGCCGAATATGCACTGTCCGGGATTGACAAACCCATGGGTGTGGCGGAATACCAGCTTGTGCGCGCCCTGCCCGAACCGCTTGATACCTGTCTGCCCACGATTGAGGCGCTGGAGAAGGAGCTTTCCCGTGAGTTTGAGAATGACAAATGA